TTATCCTCCCCTGGCTAAGAATGACTTACTTTATAATGTGAATCAGTTTTATTCACTGGTATGTTCACTGGCTCATATTCATGATCAACTTGTGCACTGGATGTAGCTTGTTTATTGTTACCATTTTTGTAAGGCACCTGGATAAAAGCATTTGCACATACATGTGTAACTCTTACCATACTACAGACTGACAATCACAAGGCACTGATCAAGTTACACAACTGCATTCGTTATTGACTTTCAATCTACCCTAAGTGATATTGTAGTCAGTTTTTCCCATCttaaactatttcaaaaaattgaaactgttcCTGACTTTCAGTAATTATTGAGAGATAATCACCCctagaataaacaaaaataacagcTCTTGCTGATAAGACtggcattttcttttttttagtcattttttgGTAAATACCAGATCCAGTTTGTTCTATACTGACAATAATCAACATAAGacttaattaaagaaaacaattccaCGTTGGCTGTGAAGTGAGTAGCCAGTACTTATCACCTCCAAGcagccaaagagacaaaattgcatGTTGATCAACAATTTCATTTCCGACCATCTCTtggtatattgacagaaataaactttttttaaatctgtgTGGATTATACCAAAACAACTCTTTACCTCAGTGTCGCTAAAAGTCTTGAATATTTACCTTGCCACTTCACGctttggtaaatatccaccattatTCACCTTCACttcagtgaataattgttaGCTATCTAACACCAAAGACCTTTTTGACCAaattaatatcaattttaaatgACACCATAAACAATTCAAAACTAGTGAGTAAAGTTATTCCATGCACCTCATAAATTCCTTCTTGTGAGCTTGGACCTGAAGGAAGcaataataaaaatcaaaattgtaattatCATAACTAAATTACCATTATCATTTTATGACCTACACATATATAATATTAACTGTCTTACTCACAATGAGTCTTGATTTGAAATAGAAACAATTACCCCTACTTATTACACTAATCAATATAgaaagtaaaagataaaaatacaaataattttaccatttgaaacCTGAGAAGCATTGTTTGGAACCTTTTTTGTTAATCCAGCCTCTTGTCGAAGTCTAAATACAACTTGAAACAATTCATACAAAGTACCAGTGACACTCCCTGCCTGAGAAGAATGAATTATGAAACATAAGGAAAGTGATTGCAAATCATGACAAAGTTTCCATGAGGTGAAGTGAATTTTTGGAGATGTAAGACTTCAGTAAATACTTGTGAGCAACAATGAACATACAGTTTATGCAGAATTACCTGATCAAACTTGTCATCTTTCACAAAAAGACTTTTATCACATtggataaaatatttgaaaattggGGGATATCACTTGACAAATATCACCAGTTATGATACTTTTTCTCTCACACAATTGGTCTAAATACATTAGACAATCACATATGCCCCAGCTAAAACTCTGGAATATTGGGGAATATTCCTCAAGTAATATTCCCCAATTTCAAACCTTAATTCCTTATACGAGAAGAATCTTTATATATAAACTGCGGTGTAATACAAGATACAGTGCTATACTTGATACCTAACTTTTTCTCTGTGCTCACTTGTGAGTCATGAAGTTGAACACTgcagaaattccatatctacaagtaCCTATTAATTATTCTCTGATTTTTTTGAAGTTAATTCAAGATTAACATAGTATACTTACAGGCTTTTCAGACTTAATAGCATAAAGTTTATGTCCAGTAGTACAGGGCTGACTACACACATATCCAAATACTTTCTTGTCTTCTGGGTCATGAGTGATAAATGATATCTTATTGATTGGATGTTCATGCTGCACTTTCTACAAAAACATaccaaaatgatttcaattctACAGAATAACATCATGTTTGTTACTCAGACAGAGTAAACATCCATAAACTTATCCCATGCCCTTGATGTTATTGTCTTGTTATCATCTTGTAGTTGACCTTAATGAATATTTATGCTTCAGACACCATATAATTTTTACCCCATCATTACCATAAATACTTAAAATTCCCAGATTTTAGATGGTAACATAACCATCTGAAAATTGTCCtcaaatattgttaaaaattaactttagaGACTGCCAATTTTAACTAGGTGACAGCCTGACAAGACTCATGACACTGTATTTGTCCCTGTGGCTAGACATAGACTTACCTGAGTCTTCTCATCCACTATCCTGATTCCTTTCAAAGAGGTATAGAATATTATTTTCTGCTTGTGCTCCCTGCTTTCTTTATTCAGCTTTAAGGCTTGTGCCtggattaaaaaatttaagtacAAATAATGTTATCAAATGTTATGcaaacaagcaacaaaaaaaccaaccatTACCAAGAGAAAGGTTTATAATAAATGTACTTGAAATACACAAAGAGAGGACCAACATTTTGGTGGCAATTTTATCACCACAGTCTATACTAGAAAAAAGCTTTGCAGGATTTccacaatacaaaaaaatatgtcCCACAAGACTTACGACTGGGTGTTAAATGGGGTGCAGAAAAATTGATATGATAGctacaatactttttttaaactccATAGCTGTATCTTACTGTCTCAattacaattttctctttttagtttACACACTAAAGTGACAATATAGGTACTGGTATATTCGAACCCTTGTTATGGTAACCCTTTTCTTGGAACCATCTCTTGGAAAAGGGTCCCTCAAAATTTAAGAAGGGGGGCCATTGGGCCTTCTTTAGCCAATTTCTCAAATAAACCCTGATCAAGACAAAAACTTTAGGAAATACATAATAATGAACTATAAATTTTCGCTCCAAAGAAACCTTATAAAATTTGTccaaacaggcaaaaaaaaaaacaaaaaaagagtgaaaaaaggtttataaaacaaaattgtgaaAAGTTACAAAGAAAGGACAAACATTTGATAGTATTTTTCTAAAGATGGAAACTGTGAGAAATAGACTACTTGCATTTAAATAACATAAAAGTTATAGTTACATCTAACcaaaaaagaaactattttccAGATAATAAGAATGCACTGGCATCGTGATCACCATCTGAGTTTGGAGAACTTAATACCTTCTTAACAGAGTCTCTTAAACCAAACCTAACTAATCACCAATCAGAAAAACCTCAGATAAAATAGAACAAAGTAGCTTGTTAGAACTCaaactgagtgaaaaaaataaattattgggATAACCATGACTAAAAACTATGCATTGCCATGGCAGTTAAGCCTGTTTTGGTGCCAAACTGCTTCACCCAACTTGGCTgtggtttatttttaacttcCCACTAACAATTGTTCTAGTAAGTTGAAATTACAACTCAGATGGCAAATCACTAAAAAATAGCAGAAGTGTTTGGCCACAGTGGATgaacaaatgtattttttcttaGTTCTTCTCTAGAGTTGTAATCCAACAGCTACATCAGTCAATCAATGAACTCAAATTAATCCACCACTCACAGACTTGATTATAATCACCATGGCACCACTTTCATTCAAAGCTGGGGATTTCCCCAAATGGAAGAATTTGGTACATTAGACAAAACCTAAAGCTTTCTATTACACTTTTGTCAAAGATTGTAAATGGTTAAGTGTTCAAAGATTGGAATGGGAAGcccatgtaaaaaaaaaacagttgttttctcagaaattgttgtaattaaaagtaaataatactaggacttcttgttgtccaattcaCTCAGTAACCATATTTAAGATTAACAAATCAGAATCCAGTTTTGCCGTCATCCAGTTCTGTTagtcacttgtatgattacagactgaatttgATTCACCTATTACTATTGGCCCTGTTACCAATTCTTATTATTAATTAACAACTTGCGAGAGAAACAAGATTGTGATGAAaagattttgtcttttcttaaTGACAGAAACTGTGAATATGCAAAAACACAAGTGAATAATGTTCACTTCAGATAGATGCTAAACACTAAGTAACTAAATGAAATTAAGAAACAGATAACTGAAAACTGAGCCTGCATAAGACCAATCAAAAAAAGATTTCCATGACTGATTACAAACATGGGCATGTGTAGCATACAAGGGCTATTTTTTTGGCTGGGCaggttgagatgggacactttgtgttACTTTCAAATGGACAAAAAATATTGTATCACTTCACcttaagagaaaggaaaaaaaaaacaaatttatcaaCACTTATCAAATTAGCCCAAAATTTATGGTgcatgtcattctttgtgcacagccaCCTGATTCCATAACATCATTTGCAAGAaagctgtgatatgattggcacgagatacataccctaatacagcaatctgattgggcaagatacatacccttatgcagcaatctgattggtgtgagCAACATACCACTATACCCACTAACAtaggggtttttttttgtaaaaaaaataactaaaaaattgAAGATTCTTTAAGTAAAGTTGTATGCATcacaattaaaatgaaacacaaGCAACTACCAACCTTTAAGTTCTTGATGGCCTCTGCACACATTGCATCACCTCTCGCATTGTTTACATCTGTTGTGCCTACAAGCTACAAGAAATAAAGATAACAGCTATGAAACAATTGTACATATTGAAATGTACATCACCTTTTAACTGTTTACAAATTTGTATCATTGTTCTATCGCAGATCTGTTGAACGTTACTATACATAAAATAATATAACACTGAAATTATAGTATGCTTCTAACCAACATCGAACTGATGCGTTGGCGATTCACAGTTTTAACTATTTGGTTTAAATCGTGAAGGAGAAGACATTGAGGAACTTACCTTGCACTTGAATTTTACTCCTTCTCCTCGGAATCGATGGTCGTTCAGCTGAGGTTCTTTACCTagttattaagaaaaaagaaaagaaaaacagagagaTAGATGGTATCGAATCGAAAAAGATATTTCAATCTTTCGCTAACGTTTTTCATAGACGTGGATCACGCAATTTGAGCGGGAGGGCGGTAAGACTGACTGGAATGTCATACATGgttgaaaacaataaatttacatttcatcCTGGTGAAGTTTAGATGTCTCTCAACAGCACTATTAAACAACAATTTACTTACCAATTGGCTCCAGGTTCATTATCTGATAACGAATTTCATAACAGACATAAAAAATGTCTTACCTTTTGTAGAATTGGCCTTTGGAGCAGCTTTCTTGCTCTTGCCTTTGGGAAGTTTCTCTCCGGAAGACATGATCGCAAAACCTGGAGTTGTAATAACCACAACTCAGCAGAAACTAACCAATATCTCGTAACATATGGCAACCATAAACCTCATGAGGACACGGCGGTgaagaaatcaaagggaaaactACTCATTAACTACATTCCTCCTCAATTCGCGGCCATTTCCACACTATTGCAGGCCAGTCGAATTGGCCTGTGGGGAGAGGTGCCAAGAGCTGAAAGGACGAATCAATAAGGAATGAAAGTTTGAgaattgatttgaaatatcGATAATGCAGAACCATACATAAGGTATATAACTTTGATTCAGAGGGAAGCAAAAATCAAAGGACTAAAAGATAACTAAATTAGTAgatcaatattttttaaactcCCTTCTCCACACCCCCACAAAAGAATTTTATGCCAACGGTAAATTTATGACGTGCAAGCGGTATTCCCCAAAAATCCAACATGGCGACTGGCGGGAAGGTTGATATCTCTCAACTTCGTAACCTTGTTCGACAATATATAGACATGCATTTGTACAAAACGGCTTTATTTTGGGCAGATAAAGCTGTATCCCTGTCTAATGGAGACATCCAAGATGTTTACTGGCTTGCCCAAACTTTATTTCTTACTGCTCAATTCCATCGAGCTTCGCACGTTTTAAGGAGCCGAGGAGGTGTTCTTCAAACGAGCCTCGCTTGCCGCTATCTGGCTGCCAAGTGCCATGCAGAATGTAAACAGTGGAAAGAAGCTCTGGAAGTCCTGGATATGGAGCAAAAAGAGCCGGCAGACAAGGATCTAGCGGAGATTTGCTTTGTCGGTGGAACGAAAAAGCTCGAAAGTGCAGTTTGTTTGTTGAAAGGAGTCGTGTATGAAGCTATGGATAACCGAGCTTTAGCCACAGATTGTTTCAAAGATGCGCTCAAAAATGACGTGCATTGTTTTGAAGCGTTTGATCTGCTTGTTTCTCATCACATGCTGACCGATAAGGAGGAACGAGAGTTGCTGTCTTGCCTGCCTTTCTCAGAGCAATGCATGCCTGAAGAGGTTGATTTGTTGAAGTTCTTGTACGAAGGCAAGGTGAAGAGGTACTGCAAACCTGTTGACCCAAAGCTACCTTCTGGTTTGGAAACCCTGTACGACAACCTGGATGTAGTTGCTGGAATGGCTGAGCGGCACTTTTACAACTGCAGTTACTATCAGTCATACAAGATGACATCTGCTGTCTTGACGTCTGATCCTTATCATGAGGCTTGCTTGCCCATTCATATCACCTGCCTGGTAGAACTGAAGAAAACGAATGAGCTATTCTACCTTGGACATAAGCTTGTTGATAACTATCCTCAAAAGGCTGTCGCTTGGTATGCAGTTGGCTGTTATTACTAtgtcattgaaaagtatgagcaGGCTAGGAGGTACTTTAGCAAAGCTACCAGTATAGAACGAGTTTATGGACCAGCATGGCTTGCATTTGGGCATGCTTTTGCAGCAGAAGGAGAGCATGATCAAGCAATGGCAGCTTACTTTGCAGCTTCTAAGCTAATGCCAAGATGCCATCTGCCTCTTCTCTATATTGGCCTGGAGTATGGAAAAACCAATAATGCAAAACTGGCTGAGAGATTTTTTGAACAGGCTTTAATTCTTTCACCAGATGATCCTTTTGTGAAGCAAGAGATGGGCGTGATTGCCTTTCAAAATGGAGATTATCTGTCTGCAGAAAAGAACTTCAAGGCAGCTCTCCAGAAAGCACAGATCACTAGCGGGGAAGTTCTCTCAGAAACTTGGGAGACACTGCTCAGTAACCTTGGCCATGCCTGCCGCAAGCTAGGGAGATACCAAGAAGCATTACGATACCACAAGCAAGCACTTGTTCTTGTTCCAAACAAGGCTTCCACTTTCTCTGCCCTTGGCTTTGTCAATAGCCTATTAGGAAATCACCATGAAGCAATAGGCTATTTCCATAAGGCACTTGGTATTCAACGAGAGGATACTTTTAGTGTTCACATGCTAGGTGAAACTCTTGAACAGCTAACAATTGAGGTCAACACAAAAGTGAAAGAAGACAATGATATTAGCATGGAAATGGATAACAGATCTGATGAGGAAAGTGACTGAGCAATATGGGGAAGAAGATTGTTTATCTAATACAACAATGAACTACTCAACCACTGGACCCACCCCTTGA
This is a stretch of genomic DNA from Pocillopora verrucosa isolate sample1 chromosome 12, ASM3666991v2, whole genome shotgun sequence. It encodes these proteins:
- the LOC131774309 gene encoding cell division cycle protein 16 homolog, translating into MATGGKVDISQLRNLVRQYIDMHLYKTALFWADKAVSLSNGDIQDVYWLAQTLFLTAQFHRASHVLRSRGGVLQTSLACRYLAAKCHAECKQWKEALEVLDMEQKEPADKDLAEICFVGGTKKLESAVCLLKGVVYEAMDNRALATDCFKDALKNDVHCFEAFDLLVSHHMLTDKEERELLSCLPFSEQCMPEEVDLLKFLYEGKVKRYCKPVDPKLPSGLETLYDNLDVVAGMAERHFYNCSYYQSYKMTSAVLTSDPYHEACLPIHITCLVELKKTNELFYLGHKLVDNYPQKAVAWYAVGCYYYVIEKYEQARRYFSKATSIERVYGPAWLAFGHAFAAEGEHDQAMAAYFAASKLMPRCHLPLLYIGLEYGKTNNAKLAERFFEQALILSPDDPFVKQEMGVIAFQNGDYLSAEKNFKAALQKAQITSGEVLSETWETLLSNLGHACRKLGRYQEALRYHKQALVLVPNKASTFSALGFVNSLLGNHHEAIGYFHKALGIQREDTFSVHMLGETLEQLTIEVNTKVKEDNDISMEMDNRSDEESD